In Colletotrichum destructivum chromosome 1, complete sequence, the sequence GACAGCCGCAGGCGGCAGAACATGAGCCAGCCGTatggtgggaggggggtgtgtCGAACCCTCTCATCCCTTGACTCTGCCGCTCAGTCGTCAGGTTTTGGGAGCAGatctctttttctttctccctccctctccgcAGGAATGGATGGACATTGTCCGAAATCACCAGGCGTCACGGCCTGCGTCATGTTCAGTGGTCAGACTGAAATGACTCGAGGACCCCGACTACCGGTTTGCCCCTGCGACAGTGCACTACAGTAGGCTGACAGCTCCGAGGAGCCAACCAGTCCGTCCCCTACAATCGGTCCAAGCAAAACGTGGACTCTCACTCGGCCGACACGCCAGATCGGCATCAATTGGCCACTGAGGGTGCGAACGACGGCCGAGTTTGACGTATTGATGGAGACGAACAGTGGCCCCCGACGACAGCCCGCCGACGGTGTGATGCGCGTGGCAGCTAGCGCAGGTCATTGCGGCACTTGTTCCTGTTCTTgttgtcgccgacggccaacTTCAATTTGTGGGCAAAGGGGTCGCAGCGACATGGCAAAACCCTCAGACGTTATTGCCATGTGGTTTTGCCGCAGCCTCCGTGCTTCGCAAACAGCAGTACGGATCGGATACCGCGTGCGAACACGCCACGACGCTGTGCCACCAAACCCACAACCGTGATGGAGCATCAGCATGGAGCTGAGCGTCGGGGGCTGGAAGATGGAGCCTACGCACTTACCCACTGTCCAGACGACGGACATTGCCAACCAGGTGAAcagcaacaagaacaagCAACAAGCAGCCCAGCCTTGACGTCGaaccggggaggggggggggggggggggggggggggggggaagggggctgGAGATCGGACATGGCAGACAGCGAGTCACGATTGGAAATGAGCAGCGTTCGTCTGGTCCAGTTGGGCCAGCGGTGCCCCCCGTCCCATAGACTTGGAGGAGATGCTATTGAATCCCCACACGCAATGTGGAGAGGGACGCGATCCCGGCTGGAATTAGATGCCTCCAATACAGCAAATCGAGCAATTAGATGGGCGGTGGGCGGTGGGCGGTCTTTTGCAGGAATCTTTTGCCCCTCTGCAAACGAAGCTGTCCTTTGCATATGTGGGCTGTATCAAGCCGAGACGTGTAATACAGGTTGCACGGATGCAAGACGGGCTCCTCTTCTCTCGATCCCGGGCGACTTACATGCAGCAAATCCCAGGCTGTCTGTCATCACCAAGAGGGGCACTCAGACCAGGAGTTCCGACGTTGCACAGAACGATTGGATTCCGCCTAtcgcggcgcaggcgcaTGAGGTATCCTGCAGGCTGTGTGATGGGCCATGGATGGGGTCTTATGGAGGCGCGCAAACGCATCCACGCATCGGGAGGGGATGGACGGAGCGGGATCAACTACTACTACCTTGAtcgaaaagagaaaaaaaaaagagtcAGACAGTGCCGCCCGTCCAGCGTCAACGGGGGAGAGGCCTCGAAAGGAGAAGCCTCGACGGAAAAGGACACGACACGATACGACACAACGCTTGTCATGAAAACCATGAACAACAGATATCAGAGCCACGAGACACCGCCAAATTACAAACCGAGGCCAGCAGGAGAACATGTCCGGACAGACCACGACACACTACGCCAGGAACAGGCGGCTCAGCATTTCTCCTACGTACAAAGAATCAAGGTTGGAGGCGCTATTCCGTGTCTGTCATGTCGGTGCGTTTCCACCCATCCCTGTCTGCCAGGACCCATGCCATGGAAGAAGTGGAGGATGCATCCCCGAATCCCGAtatgcctctctctctctttctctctacctcttcctccccctcgacagtgggcggcggcggcggcgcggcatGGTCGGTGCGCACCGCGTGGATGCGATACGAGCGGCAGCCGGCAATTTGCaacgcacacacacacacaggaCACGGCAGACAGAGAGTCCAGATCGGTCTCTGTCCGACGGGTCGCGTCCCCCCTGGCCATCATTCTGGGCTGGCGGTGACGATGTGGGGAGACTGGAGGAGTTGTCGAGCATCTGATGGTAGTCGATCGTTCAGCAGCCCGGCCGGCACCTCAACAAGACGGTCGTCACAGTACACCACCTCCACCCGAGGAACACGGGCTGGGCCGTGTCGTGTCGACATTGCCGTccagtcgtcgtccagccgtcgtcgccgccgccgccgccgtgacTACTGGCAACAATAAGACCGAGAGAGCCAAGGCGATATTGCGGTCTTTCTCCGGAGtgccaaaagaaaaaaaaagttggAGAGACTTGGATGGAGGGGAGTTCGCGCGCCAAGTCTAAGTGACCAAGGCGGGGAGGACCTTCTGTCTCAAAGGTTGAACCCCGACAGCCTACGATTATAATCCTCTCGCCCACCGCTAATTTGCGGCTCCAGCCTACTGGCGCTCCATACATGGATGGGTATCGTTgctttttcccccttctttttttccgccgcccttctttttctgccCATGGTTTCGTCCCTCGGGGACCCTTTGGTCTTGGCCCGGCTGTCACCGGCAAAGGAGTTGAGGGAACCCGGACCAAAGGCACCGTTGGTGGCCTGGTCCACGATCCTTACGAAACGAGAGCCCTTGGACACTAATCCTTAGGGGAAGGTGAAGAGAAATAAGTAGCACCTTtgaggtaggtagataggtgAGGGCATCCCTGGGGATGCGAATTAGCGGCGGCTCGACtacggcaagaagaaggaggcaagCCGCAAGGCCGCTTTGGAAAAGGGTAGCGGGACACGCGAGCAGGCAGCGGGCCCCGTTGTAAACACTTTGCTTGTGTCAGAGAAGGGAGGTCCCCAGCGATCTTCATTCAACGACGTGGAACTAACTGAGCGAGTCCTTAGCGCGCCTGGGAGGAGCCCAGGACCCCGACCACCGCCTTACTTACGTAGTTTTTGTTCATTTCAGGGTCCTTTTGCAAGAGCAGCGTCGGTCCTTGTTTCTAAAAACCGGGCAAGGCGAGAGGATAAACAAGagacaagacgagacgagacgagacgagacgatgGGCACGGAACATGAGCGAGAGGAGAGACCAtgcgggagggggaggaggggttcGTTATCCAGTCAGTAGCCACTGTGGGAACGCGCCTTCTTCCTCACTGACATACCTGTAGGTAGTACTTACACTATTCTTACACACATACGGGTACACTATTAAAGTCTGTGGCCGACTGACAGTTGGGACGGCGGCTGGATGGGGGGGATCGGGTCGTCCAAGTCAACAGTGCTGAGCTGAGTTGGGCAAGGGTTCGGACCTCTCGACGACCAACCACGAGCGCGGAAAGAAGGCCGCCCAGCCTGCTGTACTTGGGAAGCAATAGTGTACCTGCCTGTATAGCGTACAGCAGCACACTATTTGTAGGTACTGTACGTAGCGTACGAGCAGGCTGGAGGCTCGGGGAGGTGGAGATCCTTGGTGCGCGGAATCTTGGACTGGGTGGGAATGGAGATGGGCGATGGACTCTGgagatggggggaggggtgtaGACGGGGGATTCCTTGCAGGGCGAAAGGgcggtcgccgccgcctccagcatcatcgtggccgccgccgccgcctccgttctctctctctccctctctctctctctctttttcgCTGTAACCGCGCAGGGGGGGGTTTGCGCCTCCGTTTTGGCTTCTCCGGACCGCGCTCCCAACCCCCAAAGATGCCCTGGAGCTGGGCTCGGTTCGTTCCTAAGccaactacctacctactgtACATACCCAGCAACAACCTGGCCGTAACCTGTAATGGTTGGCGATGATCTGATAACCTGAGGAAGGTTTGGTCCATGGAGGGGGAAAGAGCTGGAGATGTTGGTCCGGCGTGCGTAGCGTGTTTGGTTTGTTGCGTTCGAcgtgaggaggagggggtgtgtACGATGGTAGGTTGCGGCGAGTGCATCCCGAGGGACGGGGCCTGGGTCAGATAGTGACGGGAAAGCGACGACGAGTCTGgttggtggtgaagggtTGGAGGAGGACGCTGTAGACTGCTGCGGTGAGTGAGAGAAGAGGGTGGTGAGTgaggcacacacacaagtGACACAACACACCCTCACTCACtcctctcactctcactctcactctcactctcactctcactctctcactccccCAGTCCCCACCGACTCTCTGCCGGGTACACACTCTCATCCTCCAATTGCCGCAGCATTAAATCTAATAGGGAACCCACtacccaccccccctcccctggtCCTTTCACTGAatcgccctcttcttttttcccacAACCACACCCCCCCTAACGGCCCAAAATCCACGCCCCCCTTCCGCATCCCGAATCTCGTCCCATCCATTTAGACCCCCAGCATCCCGCCCCAAGTACTTCAACTATCCCGCTTCTCTTccactgcactgcactgcacgcacgcacgcatCCCTATCCATCTTGCTGCGATTGCTTCCTTCACCACCCGCAACATCACAACACTCAAATaagcaacaacaccaagaaCAACAATAACATAATATTCACACCACTCCAACCCCCGGGTGATTAGAATACGCCTCGTTCGTCGCTCGTCCTCACCAatcctccctcctcgtcacGCGCCTTCTCGCACCTTAATCAGCGCGCCATCTTACACAGTCATTGTCGACGCGCTTCGTTAATCCTCATCTTATCCTACGCCTACCTTGAACCAACAAAACACCACCCCCGAGCATCTCTTCACATTCCCAGTTCGACACAATGGCAACCGATCTCATTATGCCTACTCCCGCCGACCAGCGCGGCCCCTTCTATCCCCAGGATCGCCCTCACTTCTCCCATGGTCGATCCCAGTCGTTCCAGACGGTGCCCCAGCCCCGGCCCTTTCGCAACCGCACCTCGCCTCTTAGCACCCCTCACGATGGCTCCCCCACGTCGCCCAAGTCGTGCCTGACCGAGTCGGTGCACCCCGTCTACGTCCCCGCCGTCCTGCGCCCCAACAAGCACCACTCCAAGAAGCCCCGGGCGCCCAAGGCCGAAGATACCGACGGAGACGACCTGCTCTGCCTGCGCCGCTCCAACAGCAGCTTCGTCAGCCTTCCGGGCTTCAGCGTCCTCGGTCAGAAGCTGTCGCGCCGCTCCACCGGCGATAGCGGCAAggtcatcgacctcgagctggaCGCCGACCTCTTCCCCCAGGTCACCGGCGAGCCCACCCGCAAGCACTGGAAGGTATGTCTGTTTGGACATGCGCGCGTCGCGCGCGTGCTCTGTCCCCTCTATCCGTCATGGTCGCGTCGAGAAACTAACAAGCCCGCCGCAGCCCGATACCGAGTCCGTCATGTGCGACGACCCGACTTGCAAGCGCAAGTTCACCCCTCTGAACCGCAGACaccactgccgccgctgtgGTAACATCTTCTGTCACACGCACTCCAACGAGGTCatccccctcgacgaggactgCAACTACAACCCCAGGGGCTCTCTCGCCCGCGCCTGCTTCCACTGCTTCACCGAATTTAAGGTATGGAAGAGCCGCAACGGCagccgcagcggcagcgatCAGAGCTCCGACTCCTCCGACACCCCGTCAAGCCCCATCGTCGCGAGCCCCGTGGCCCCGACGATGCCCGGCATGCTGCCGCCCACCAAGGGCCCTGAGGTGGCCGCCAGCGTTCCTCGCGACTGGAGCTGGAGCACCTTCTAGAGGATGTAGGGAGTCCAGGAGCGAGAAAACGAAAGAGAGACAGTCGGCAGGATTTCGAAACCTTACGAGAAGAAGGTCCCCCTCGCCCTCACCGGGCGTCACATACAGCGGATTCACGACTCATAACGGCCTTAATGAAGAGCGAACAAAACACTAGAATCATAGACAACCAACCCACACCTtgcacggcggcggaggatttGTCACCAATCAACCACCCCGACGACACCAGATACCAGACAACCAAACAAACTTTTGAACGCCCAATCTAACATCAACACGACACACACATCAATACCCCCCCATTAATGGACTGCACATAGAGCGCCACCCATTACCTTGATCCGCACATAGAACGCCTCACCGGTTTCGATTTCCGACCCGATCTGGCTTTGGGCACCTGTTTTGCATTTTAAGCGTGGCGTTTGGATTGGATCACCCGAGATCAGGACATGGCctgtcccccctcccctcctctcccagAGAATAGGGTTTACGGAAAGATTACATGGCTTTAATTTATGGTCTCCAGAGTATGGACAaagggttttttttctttttttcatTCTCGTTTTGTTATTTTTGTCAGCGGCATTACCCCTCTGAAGGTTTATACCCCAGATGTGACGGCTGGATGATTCGTTCCGCTCTCCGAACCACTCAGGGGTGGTCTTTTGGGTCTCCTTTGCTGTGGGGAAGAGGGCGGGATGCGGACCAGGTCGGCCAAACACCTTCACGGACCGGCGTTTGTGTGTAATTTAGAGTTGCCGTCACCACAATGGTGGACGGAGTCGaagccgatggcggcggcggagagaGGACGAACCCGGACGGGCGCGCCACCCCTCTCCTGCCTGACGCCGGCTCTCGTAAGCAAGAAAGAAATACCATCTATTGCAACCCAACCTTACACGAGTCCCCTAAACCTTGCCTTATCAGTGAACGCTGTATGACGGACGAGTGAGTGCGGCTAACGTGGCGGCATCTCGTATCCGGTGACCGACGGGCGACATTTGTGAGGGTTTTGAGTAGGGAAGGAGGAAGGTGTTCTTGTGAAACACGGCGCGatgggggtttttttttcgcCGCAGTCGCGGCCCGCTGACTCTTAGGCTAATGCTGACTGAcccccgaggacgacgactgTCATCCCCCGTGTCACTTAACTTTTCCGCACGTCCTAGTCGGGATGCGGTGtcacgtcgtcgagggggggagggggaagggtgGGCGTAGAGAAATGGGCAAGTAGAGAAACAGGCAAGAGTTTCCCCGGGCAGTCGTCCGTCGAACGTACGTCTCTTTactctcctccctccccaccGTCACGAAGGCGTTTAGACGAGGGCTCACTTTCTTGTGCGTCTTCGAGATGCTCGCCGGGGGGGGAAGTCATCGATCGTCGACTTGAGGGAAAGATGACGTCTCTCTCCCAGACGTTTGGTACGCGCGCGTGCCGTCGATGAAGACAATGTTCCTCGGCGCAAGGGCGAATAAACAGTCGGCGAGGCTCTACGAGGGGGGAGTGCGGTGTGCGTTCTGGCCCGTTTTCTCGTGGCCCGTTGCCTGCCCCGTAATGCCGAGGCTACCCTAGCGTCGTCACAGGTCGTGGTTTTGGTTCGTCGTTTGCCCATGACACATTCCTGttgtctccctcctctccctctctccaacacacacacatacaaCACCATCCCTGCGCTGCGATCGTGTGGCGTTGCCCCCCCGTCTTACGCTCGCCGCGCTCTGCGCCGGGTCGCGGTTCcgccttccccccccccgccgtcacggcctctCCAGGTTTGCGCATGCTCGTGGTGGGGTgcgggtgtgtgtgtgtgtgctctGGATTCTATGTATGGTCTGGACTCCGTGGTCTGGGATCTTCCGAGTCATCCATCGGGTGTGGGTGACGAGATGAGGTGAGAAGGAGCCCAAGGTGTGTGGGTGGGACGGGGGACGAGGTGAGCTTGTCCTGGTGGCCAGCGCCGGTGGTTGCGGTTCGATTTAGCTCGGGGATGTGAATCATCAACCGTCAGCCTCATGCGCGCgattcgtcgtcgcccctcccccgcccaTTCCCCTTCCCACCTTTCTTCGTCTATTCTTATTTGATTTTTCCATATGATTCTGGTGTAAAAGGTAGCGGGATTCCCCCTCTCGttaccctctctctccctttttttttttttttttttttttttgttgcACGAGAGATGTTTGCCAGCACCATCGTTGGCGCTTGGGGCCATGCATGCAGGTGCGAAGATGTCAGACGGGGAGGCGGGATTTCCTCCAGCGTCGCAGATGGGAAAAAGAAAATCACCCGAGAGCCAGGAGCGGTCGttacacacacatacacacacacacacacattcacGCTTTCACGCCATGTCATCGACCGTCGACCACCCCGCGGATCCATAACTCTACTTACGGTGACTAGCGATCCAAGAACCCCATCCGAGGCAAAgcgttcgcggcggcggggaccCGTTTGTAAAAAAACGACGGGCGCATGCGGGCTTGGGTACTCACGAAAAACCCTAGCCGGCCGTCTTGCCACGACACGCCGCATCCGCGACGAAGACACGACtgcgagggagagggagggtgCTAAAGTGGGCGTCAAGACAAGCTTCCCGCCATCCGTCGTCGTACACACACGATCCCCCCCGTCTTAAGCGGACTTGGACATGCCCGGCAGCTCGTGTATTGCCTCTCCAACCCGCGATTAACAGtaaagcaaaagaaaaggCATCCGGGGACACAAGAGCCCCGAGCAGGGACCACGGAGACGACATCGCGGCGTGGATGTATCGCGTCACGTCCCTCAAGGTCGGGTCGAAGTTTCTTTGGGGGGGACGGCAGTAGGTATGCGTCCCCCGGGTTCCCGAAGGTCGCGCGCGTGACGTGGCGGCCGATTGAGTCATCGCCAGCCAGGCAGGACCGTACTAAAAAGATTCTTAAAAAAATAAAACCTCTAGAAAAAACAATGCTTGCCTGAACCAAGCCGCTAGGGTCAGCCAGACAGGCGCGACCGGAAAGGTGGTTTGGCCCATCCGGAGTGCATTCCGGAGCTCCCCAGCAACCGGAAAGGTGGGTGGGGTCGCGGAGAGAATGCTCCAGAGGTCGGGCACGGGGATTCGGGACCGGCCCCCATATTAACCACCGGTCCGGGTGGGTCTGACTCGGAGCGACTTGTTGCATGACGTCAGTCTTCAGCTGTCTTACCCAAAGGAGTAGAACACCGAGTGAAGCACACACCCTCTTATGGTCAACACTTTTCACTGGCGCATGAATCCAAATCGTCAAGTAAACCTCATGTCAATAACCTTATATATATGTACTTGTACCGGCCCACGCCCGGCTTGTCCATGTACTTTGCGCGTGCAATGCAAGACGCCAGACAGTTTCGACAAGTTAACGAGCGCCCCGGGTGATGCAAATGCTTTACCCCCCAATGTTTTTTCCCAGCTCAGAACGCCGTTTGAAACAAAACCATGCCGCCTCCCAGAGgagcccctcccccttccaggcTTCCCTTTCGATCGTATTCCATTTTCCATTACCTCCGTCACTTCATCCATGTCCAGCCTCGGACGCGAAGCATTCAGTGCTTGGccttgccgttggcggcgcGCTTGGGGCTGCCTTCGACATTGTACGAGGCGGAGCCGTTGTAGATCTCGCGGTTGACCTCGCGAGCGGCATCCCagccggccttctcggccaaGGTGACGTTGCTCTCGCGGCGagccttgcccttgcccttggagGACTCGGCACTGCTGCGGCGGATGTAGCTGCGGATGAAGAACATGACGAACAGGTAGGTCAGGGGCGCAAGGTAGAGGACGTTGAGCCAGATGGCAAAGGTCTCTCCGCTGGTCGTGACGCAGGGCTGAGTGACGAAGATGGTCTCGGAGACGAAGCCATCCTGGGGcaccgcggcggcgaccgaggcggtagcggcagcggcatcctcggcgacctgagAGGAAGCGCCAAAGACCATGTTCTTGAGGGTCTCAAAGGCACcggcggtggccgtggcggcTGCCTCAgcggcggtgccggtggcAGTCTTGGTGatggcatcggcgccgcccttgttgAGGGTGTAGACGGTCACGGGGACCGTGTACGAGACGAAAGAGTGGGCCATGGCATAGGTGGCTCCGACGAGGAACTGGGTGATCTGGAGGGTGGTGAGGGTTCGCTTGATGGCCATGGGAACGCGGATGTTGAAAGCGGTGATGGTGTAGTATGTGTACTGAAGGCATTTGTTAGCATTGTTCTCGAGTTCCCCTTTGGCCAGAGGGCGCGCGGGGGCGGGAGCGGGGGCAATAACGACTTACCATCATGGCGTGGATGAAGGAGTTGACCAGGACGAACATCCAGATGGGGGCGGACATGTAGCGCATGCCGGCCCACATGCACatcatggcgccggcgtggtGGTAGGTCTGCAGGGTGGAGCTGAGCTTGCCCTTGGCGAGAATGATGAAGgtgtcgaggacctcgtaGAACTTGCTCAGGTAGAAGATCCAGCCGTAGAAGGCGAGACCCTCGTTCCAGATCCTGCCAGTGACGGTGCGGCTTGGGCGgccgtcgaagccgagggcgTTGTTGCCGGTCAGGCTCGACCAGTAGCCGACGGTCTCGTTGTAGACAGTGGCAGCACCGAAGCCGCCGTTTCCGTTCAGCTGGCAGAAGCtgtcggcggtggcggccaGGCCGTTGGGGCCGAAGGGGCTCACGACGCTCCTCCGCATGCCACCCAGCATGCCCCAAAAGGTCCAGGCCGAGtagacggcgaggaagacatTGTGCAGAACaacgaaggcgaagaagggcCTTGTCTTGCTGATGCCCCACGGCTTGTTCTTGGTCGACTTGTTGTACTTGTTCAACAGcttgacggtgacggcgtaGAGGGTGGCAATGGTGATGGGCACCATggggtcgagggcggcggtgaagaTGTGGTCGGGGATCTCGACCgggggcgcggcggcgatggagccgGGCAGAGGCGGGGGAATGGCCATGTGGGCGCCATTGGGCGGGAAGGTGAAGAGCGAGGCGGACggaagctcgccgagcacGGTGACGCCGGCCATGGTGTGTGGTGGGcggtggggggaggagggcgattGGCCAATTGAGTTGGACGGCGGTTCGAAAAAGGGCAGTATGCGGTTCTGGTGAGCCGCGGGCGCGTTTGCAGTCAAATGACAGGACAGCTACAGCGCTCCCTCTCAACACACGGGTATATTTGGCTTCGTAGGCCAAAGTTGATTGGAACGTCGTAGGAGGACCGGTAGAAATGTAGGTGCGTCGAACAACCCGAGAGaggtcgagagagagaagagggtaGGGTGTGTATGGGAAGCACTCGACGTGTGAGAGATACACCTAGAGAGAAGGGTTCGGTAAAGACAACAGCAGGTTCCACTGTGAAAGGGTTGTGTCGAAGAACAGGAACagaagaggagcagcagcagcagtatTAGCAGAGAGCtggcagaagaggaggaggaggaggagggaatAGAGGAGGAAGGGTCAGAAGAGAGCGGCGAGATCACGGCGAGGGGAGGGATGCTCGAGGCCTTAATATGGGGAAGGGATGGGAAGAGAAGGGTTGAGTTTCTGGATGGGAAGAAGGAGTGGATATGGATACCAATGCTGCTGAGCGGCTCCTCCCCGCCAATATCCACTCCACGTAATGTACCCATCCACGGTACGGATACCTACTCTTCCCCTTCGCCCTTTCACCCCGgcacaacacacacacacacacacacacacacacacactcattctctctctggCAGTATATGTACAGTGGGGTGTAGCTCGGGTTGACTAATGGGATTTGgcggagagagaaagagagaatgCTTGTCTTGGGGAGAAGTTTGTCTCTGCTCGGGCTCTAGTCAAAGATAATGCTGGGGCCAAGGCGCGACAAGTTGAGGCGAGATGGACAACAACCCAGGCAAGTCGCATCAAAGACGGGAGGGTAGGTGTCAAGCGCGGCACAGAAGGTCAAGCAAGCGGTGGCCGAAGCTGTAGCACCTTTGTGAGTGGGACGAATAAT encodes:
- a CDS encoding Putative FYVE zinc finger, Zinc finger, FYVE/PHD-type, Zinc finger, RING/FYVE/PHD-type, which translates into the protein MATDLIMPTPADQRGPFYPQDRPHFSHGRSQSFQTVPQPRPFRNRTSPLSTPHDGSPTSPKSCLTESVHPVYVPAVLRPNKHHSKKPRAPKAEDTDGDDLLCLRRSNSSFVSLPGFSVLGQKLSRRSTGDSGKVIDLELDADLFPQVTGEPTRKHWKPDTESVMCDDPTCKRKFTPLNRRHHCRRCGNIFCHTHSNEVIPLDEDCNYNPRGSLARACFHCFTEFKVWKSRNGSRSGSDQSSDSSDTPSSPIVASPVAPTMPGMLPPTKGPEVAASVPRDWSWSTF
- a CDS encoding Putative ELO family protein, whose amino-acid sequence is MAGVTVLGELPSASLFTFPPNGAHMAIPPPLPGSIAAAPPVEIPDHIFTAALDPMVPITIATLYAVTVKLLNKYNKSTKNKPWGISKTRPFFAFVVLHNVFLAVYSAWTFWGMLGGMRRSVVSPFGPNGLAATADSFCQLNGNGGFGAATVYNETVGYWSSLTGNNALGFDGRPSRTVTGRIWNEGLAFYGWIFYLSKFYEVLDTFIILAKGKLSSTLQTYHHAGAMMCMWAGMRYMSAPIWMFVLVNSFIHAMMYTYYTITAFNIRVPMAIKRTLTTLQITQFLVGATYAMAHSFVSYTVPVTVYTLNKGGADAITKTATGTAAEAAATATAGAFETLKNMVFGASSQVAEDAAAATASVAAAVPQDGFVSETIFVTQPCVTTSGETFAIWLNVLYLAPLTYLFVMFFIRSYIRRSSAESSKGKGKARRESNVTLAEKAGWDAAREVNREIYNGSASYNVEGSPKRAANGKAKH